In the genome of Arctopsyche grandis isolate Sample6627 chromosome 13, ASM5162203v2, whole genome shotgun sequence, the window gagagaaggcaaaagagtaaaaggaagaccgcaaggaagatgggtgaacgaaattaggaaaatgtgcggaatgagatggatgagtgttgcgcaaaacagagacgagtgtatatatatatatatatatatatatatatatatatatatatatatatatatatatatatattcaatcttcaataaagttacacataaatcatcacaattacaatttaaaattatttcaagcaatacaaaacattaaaatcaatacctttacaatgacagaagttaaatctttacatcggaaacaatcacattttaaaacattactagaattacatttcaatacagttatcttatattcttctaagcatgtaaccaaattaaaacattattcaatgtacaaagcacttcccaaaaaatactagaataagcaataaaacattacacctttcaatcatcaaattacaagtaaggcttaactaaaacccCTTCAggtatttcacttattctctaattcactaacgcacacttcacttccatcggtacaACTTAAATACTATCCAATGCCCGCGGCGATTCTCCTTGACCGTCCGATGAAcctgccgtcaccccacagatttcctgctagtaatttaccataaatgaagtcaacacatattggttctggctcactgatacatccaataagtcttttctcaatccacggtcctattttcttttccattgaagtaacatcaatccgactacgaccgagtctttatgtttctccttttttttattctcatcttcagaattcttcaaatgactataatccttagatccttttctaaattgatcatctgtatttgaagatGGTATGTCTCCGTAATCCAAAAGTCTTCAACTTTGaaaaccatcaccgtccatacttccatcagccaggttcacacctccatcagccatgttcccatcgtcctcttcattattggaaacaatgagttctgcttgagcagacatctctcgtgaagcccgttgctgcaaaggtcttttgtgacatttaaattgtcttttacatgcctgttgccacacttccttacgatccctcatctcttgctctttttttctcctcggcagactccgttctaagttaacctccatcaaaacacacggtttattaacaaatttcactttgttgccgtcaatgcacataagaacggattctgttatggggctacccaacagggcggcacccgggatactgacttcttttcttatttcttcttgtattggaatactgactggttctcttatttcttcttgtgatttagtcatatatatatatatatatatatatatatatatatatatatatatatatatatatatatatatatatatatattcacatatacatattattttttattatttttattgttacaaatcaatatacactcgccattacagatttgctccaatgcgatggGTGTCAGAGAAGTGTTATACAATAGAAGTGCccttttgaacaaatatccCGTGTCAACCGCGTTCACAGTACCATAATTAGTAATAGTTGTCTCTGTCACGCTCGTAAGCGTGTCCGCGCGCGAGTAAGAGTCAGAACATCGTGTCTACACGCCAGCTTTTAATTAACAAACCTTTTTTCACGAACGGAATTAGGGTCATCACaaattcactacagaaataaaagtcctttttatttatagtttatttattttttgataatagtatatacatgtttatagatttatttacaatcaaatattgatacaaataataaaaaaattaaattagaaacCACTAAAAAGAATTTGCTTATTAAAGCGTTGACGGTTACTTTCGCCTTTACtttttatagtaaacattttgctttcaaaatgtaatcgtgtaaaaaaatatttctcgatTATTGCTTTAATTAGTAATAAACAATGACTTTCTGTATTTCCGTCAAAATGTGGAGCAAATCTAATAATGGTGGGGGTATCTAATAGTTGATATAaagttttgtttataaaatatttagatcgTATTTTGGCAATAAGGTCTTATTACCACTTGCTGTTAAGgcacatttaaataatttttcacaagTGCAGCAAATATCAATTACTTCTTGAGTGGGGTAAACTAACCCTcctttatcttttaaaataattaaattgtgaTACGGAAGTAGATTCTTAGAAACTAGCGCATCACAACAATAATTACAAcagattttttgtaatatttttttcacggcAAACCGGGCGATATAGGCTATAGtgttttttaaccctttgactgctacaacaacgataaatcgttgttttgaaatcggcgaagattgctacgacgatcgttgttgacgtcattaattgtcgtatttcgatactttctttgagccaccagcgcatcagtggcacgaaacattttttttatatacgtatttatatttatttttcaatcaagctttataaatatttatcaattttttaaataaaagctcttcaatttcgggttcatcatcaaagtaaatttcgggttcgttgtcaatgtcatataaggagttattacttgggaattgattattatcgataaattcattttcagaatcagtagagctgctgatttgtcgagttcctcggcgaggagctattatttcgctttcatcactttcactgtccgatatcattttgcagagttaaaataaatggcaaaaaacaatagaaatccgctttcaattatataggtcacgagacgtcacgaattcatgcaatcaatcaaatgcaactgaaatgcatacaaaatgtttatgatacatgttgaaaaattatttgattattagaaacttcgcatccttgtgtgtctcgctcatacgtacacaattaaaaccaagaaagaaagagagagagaccgctaactgtttcgaatatatcgcatgttgtaaggatacatcgatatctaaaaatagattattgaaaagaataaagcctcggaaaacaatcgtcaaaacttatttagtgtatatatgtagatatctctttcgcacgcacgcatgtaaaagcaagacagaaagagagagcacgagtccacgactgcttcttaaaaatgtatataaagtattataaaaattacgagtgttcggcgaagtaagtatgtaaaaaaaaatattatattaatttttttcaaaataattacaaatgttagcatttttcgcttggacattgaaaaacctcgtagcagccaaagggttaagccctttgataaaataattgcatcaaCATATTTTACCTCCTTTTCCACAAACGGTGaagttaatgtattattttcatttgaatcaTTGTCCACATCTACAAAATTATGGCGAATACCAGAAGACGaagaattaataatttctatgcTATTTTCGGGTGCACAGTTTAAAACGTTAATGAATTCTAGGGGCCTGCAATTGCTGTTGAAACACGATTTTAATTCTAAATGGTTAAGGGTTTTTTTATATGCAGATTTAAAATGCAAAGCATGGGGGTTGTTATTATAACCTCCCCTATGGCGGATATTCGAGAAGTACATTTCAATGTGGTCTTGGGATAACCGATAGGTCGCCAAGTACCTAAGACCTATATTTGATTTAACtactttttcatataaaattttaatgcttTCTAAGCAAATAAGGAAGCCTAAAAATCcagttttaaatttagatgTCAATACcggtttattaatttttttgaacaaaattccTGTgtgttcgtttgtttttttttttataaatttcgtGGTATGTaaacctaataaaaaaaatttaaattcttcaaTTGTGTTAAAAATAACACTTTCATTTCCACTATTGAGCGCGCGTTTATACCCATACAAACGGGGGTCACCTCTCGTATTGCATAtgtcaaatatgtcatttattAACTGAATAAAATCAGCCGTTGGCCCGCATTCTGAAAATGAAGGAACATTTTCTTGGCAAAACTTCAATGACAGAGCCACACTACTACTCATCAATTGAGATGCCAACGAAACCTTCATCACTTGCCGCctgaaatttaaatgttttgaatttatcTTATTGCCCAATCGTAAACCCTCCGAATTTTGGTAATCTTGAAGTTGTTGTAGATATttccattcaatttttttttcgtaacgATCTAAAAATACTTTTTGTGACTCAAAGTTATTTCTTATTAACTTTAACATATGACACGCATCTAGCATTAAAACAACATCAAAGTTGTCAGTAGGGTGCTTAAAATATGGTTGTAAATTTTCTGGATCATATAACTTACAACCTAGAATTTTCATTGCCGCAATATTGGTAGCACAGCCATCGCAAGTTAAAGAAACTACTCTTACATTTACTTGCGAACATTTTTGGAGTGCGACAGTTATTAGGCTAGAAAGTTTATTTGTGTCAATACCGTTTAAAAGAAAATACGCAATTGGTAATTTCCAAGCTTGATTAATGCCcactaataaaaatactaatgcAGAAGATGCTAATCGTTCGCAGTCATCAGAAACACCAAAACCTATATCCACGAAACCATGATATTTCTTTCCGTCAAAAAGTTTTTGTTGGCGTATCGCCATTTCGTCTATGACTAAATTGCAAATAATATTACTTTCTGATGCTGTTTTTATTTCTAAAGCTTTAAATGCTTCATAAGTAAATCCCGGCTCGCCCTTGATTTTAGAAAACCATTTAGCTAGTGTTCGAGGATGTGGCAATCGATTAGTAAAAGCATTCcttacatatttgtatgcaGCTGGTGAATAATAGTTTAAAGTTaaagcaaatttttttaattccccaggaatttttttattacgaaatttCTGAAACTGATTAAGTATATAACAAGCTTTTTTATTGTTGACTAAGtgactttcttcttcttctgtaAGAAAACGCTTTTCTTTCAAGTCCTTGATAATAATttcaagtgttttttttttttgcaattaatCGCTTATTTACAGTATGCAACACTTTTAACCTTCTTAGACGATTTGCTGAAGTTTTTCTCAATCTCTCTATCAGTCTTCTCATTTTATGTTTTCGGGGTGTATCTAATATTTCCTGTATTTCTTCGTCTGTTGTAAAAGTAGATTCGATGTCCATTGCTGATTGTGGGTCTTGATTATTTTCcctctttaaataaaaaaaagattaattcaCCTTTTATATAACACCGAAATACAATAcacagaaaataataattaaagctTACCTCCGATATTggaattgcatatttttttaacctGACACATTTCGATAAAGTTAAAACATCTTCAGCTCTAAAATGGTTTGAGCATATaatggtgttgggcgttggtagcCAATCGGTTTCTCTTCTCCATTTGCGGATTATGTCTACCCACTTTTCTCGTAATTGGCTGTCCTTAGGAACTCTAAAATTAGCGtgtaatgtatattttcaactaaaatatgtatattataaaatgaacgatgtttacaTTAATTAAACTTATTGAGTTGGtaacttattaattaaaacttattaattaaatttattgagtgAATTGGTTatgaatataattgagtattcggtgctacccagagaaatgtttttacatttattttaaaattatttttacatttctctggtgccacccctgaaattgtaTGCAATCGCCGGCGGTCGCAAGACACAACATGCAACTTGTCAaattacgatgttaattgaataatatgttacttaaatgattaacttacctatgaaaatgtattccatgttgtttgttgtgtgtatttgaatgcattgtgcaacttTTAATGATGCACTTCCCCATCTTGCCAGTAATATGAACAATGTTTATCAGAGATATGACCAGCCCCATACACGGAACACGACTGTGGCGGAAAAAAATTAAGTGTGGCTACAGCCACGTTTCAACTGTCGACACTTTTGATGCCTTAGGGCACTTCTATTGTATAACACGTCTCTGATCACCGACcccccgacgcctccggcgcccccagcacccccgatgccttcggcaccctgggggcttcgcccccagcgccaccgacgcacaaaaatgaaaaaactgaaaatatgaaaaaaaaaaaatttgttccccatactggttgacggttgatcgtccgtcacatatataattataacatGTCTTTTTTAAACCGTGAAACCAATTGGATGATGAAACTGCGTGAagcattgttttatattataataatgcgtAATTTGTATGCAGATGAAGAGCAGCAGTCGACGTCTACGATATTTTCGATGCGAAATGCCATTCagaaaataagatttttaaCGTTGTCGCCGCAAGAGTTTGCCGAAGGACCCGCTCAGTCGAATCTGTTGAGCCAACAGGAAGCTTTCTCGATTCTAATGAATATATCGTCGCCTCGTAGCGACTTTTCAATGCCGGAGGGGTTCACATCGTCGACACGCCGCAGGAACAAGGTACCTATAGTTTTGTCTTTTCGGAATGAACAGTCTCTGTCGGCttgaatttattttagataCAATCCAAAGAAAAATTCCAGGTCCCTGTCGTCAAGTGGCCACCAGACTGCCATATGCTCCAAGAAGTCGGTCACAGGCCTGACTCGTCCAACTCGAAGAGGCATTTATCCGATACACTTCAACAAATAGCTGTATTTTCTATAGAGACTACCAATAGGGATGCGAATAAATATTATTGCCAACGGTCTATAGTTCACGGAACCGACTGTCTCAACACGTGCGACCTCGAATGTTCCGTGACGTTCACAGTAGACAAAAATATCTGTGTGATCGGAGTCCAGGTAGAGTAGCCCAGTATTACTAATTGATTCATATGACGCTATTGAACCAGCGGTATTCACGCAGAGCTTTAATTACAATGCGAGTTTATTCCTATTGCTTAATGGAACCAACCCTCGTGAGTGATTTTTCGACACCTGTAACCTTATGAATCTTTTGTACGATTAAAATTTGGTATACTGTATTTCATTTACTAAAGCACTATGGAGATACGTAAGCTTTTATTGTTGGTATGGTCTGAATTTTCTACCTTATTAAGGTCCGTTTGTATTATCCACTGCTGCATGTCAACAGCTTAGCACAGTGCTGTATGGAGAAGACTGATTTTATTCACACTATACAGCAACGCCCTTTTTCGGCGcatttatacttatttaaatctgtatgtatgtgcaacacaaaaaaaaaatgaataaatgttCTGATTGTGAGAGAATGAACGCAAACTAGACaattcactgacgtttcagtgaaatcattgtAACAtttttagggttggttttattaatttaagattagattgttagggttggtattatttaagggttaggataggttagattAAGTAATGCTTTGCCGTATTCACTTAactgtttgcccgcggccgtcttttATGGAAgttttgggcgacaagtctgtagcgcggctgtcttccatagaatttctgaactttgcacgggattttgagccttatatgcgcctatttcaactgttttaaggttcaaaattggttgaatatattactgcgAGTTGAATggcatctattcaatttgcttaaaatgaatatataccagtcaaaattagtttttttttgtggaaccaaactgaaacctcgtttatgtgacgtcacgtctgttgagcAATGGCgatgatacgtctcaattgtatgaagaatgattatttgacaattaagccaaaactacgagatatattatgtattttattgtttaaaataatactttatgtgttaattaacatatttgtttacttgagtaaatattaaaatctgtatttaaggtcgaaaactcgattgccaaattcgcgaaaaaggtgccgcgtacagggcttgttcgctatatttattgccgcgggcaaagggttaagattGGCTTGTTGGGGTTAAATTGATAGAGTTATAACttcgttgtaaattcattgtttgatacattttcactgcaaCATATATAAGAGAAAACAGTATTTAGTCAATTGTATTTAAAGTTAGAAGTGAAGTCGTATTCTGATATCGATTAGTAGTGAACAGAACTCCATTTGCTTTCGAATACTGCTGGTTGCCTGAATTATTATTGcaatttgattgttttttttttatatttatgtatgtatgcatgtaattaCGATGCTAATATTTTCACCTATATACAATAAGCATTTTACAATGTGTTTAGATTCCAACTCAAGTATTGGGCGAAGATCCGTCTCTCGTGCCGTCGGCGGTCACTTACTCGGAACTCTTATATGCACATCTCTTGGATGCCGACGGCTCTCGTTTGACGTACACTCACTACACATCTCGCGTTCCTTACAGTTCTCTAGTAGATATAATATTCAATAGACCGTTCTACATTCAACGCAACAAGGTACGATCGAATATGCATGTGTTTTAAATCTGGTTAAATTAAATCCGgcgaataaatttttttttcgattgcaGGTGTACAAAGTTGCAGTTGTGTTCAATAAATTGGGGTGGTATCCCATGGGGGATTCACGCAGCGAGAGGGTCGTGTACGATAACGTCTGTTTTAGTTTTGGCGTGGGTCCTACGAGCGACTCGGTCAGGGACGGCCTCATAagatctataatatatacatattgatggTTTTGTTTTAGtcgtgtgtatatatgtatatttttaaaattttaaggaaTTTAACACGTTCAACTCGGCGTGTACCACCGGTACCACCTATggcagactataattttacggttccacttgagcaccccaacactaaaattcctataaaattctaaagatttagggacaactcattatataaagtgatttatttaatgcCGTCACGCATAATtggggcaaatgtatgaaatcatgcgccgggctgaatgtgttaattacgtatatatataatataaaatatatattggcaTTATATAGAGTTACATATTATGACAAAATATTGACGTAAATAAACTATTAAACTaaactataaaaattatacggtttttttttgttttgtatattttaacatatgtattagccacagtgacattaccgAGTACtataacgcgtcactgtggtcAGTCAACAAATCATAACACAAATAAAGGTGTATAAAACATCCGTGCTCGacgatatttataattgatcaaCCGCAGGCGTTGCTCCACAACTACTCAACCAGTTCAGCGCAGCTTACATTAaacaggtcaatttcaccagcaacctggttgagcagatatatcggtCTAGATATTGGAGATGTTGCCagcatatttgtgcgagccacaggagaaaacaaatcacgattcgtcaggtccctgaacttactaggtgtataaaacttaaatttattaatgcattaaatttattaatcctgtcaggagttcctcaaggttctcaccttggaccacttctgtttattatttttatgaatgacctaatccccctactgaagtgtcaatgcttactttatgccgatgatcttaaggttttccatcctatcaatagtgagtcggattgcttaaaattacaatccgacattgatataatatctgaatggtgtaatataaaccttatgcatctcaatatttctaaatgcttctcaatgacactttccagaaatcgtaacctaattgactttacttacaatattaataacgtagatcttacagcaaaaaattgtgccagagacttaggtatacttatagattccaaactatcatttaatgaacatattaatcatattgttactaaatattataaactcttgggatttatttgccgagttgcgaagccctttaagaatccccatactctgattctactctata includes:
- the LOC143921533 gene encoding BTB/POZ domain-containing protein 6 gives rise to the protein MAHNTQDWQISCKKITERGKRLLKLGQWIDCTFLVGNEPNQIVIKGHKLILAMASPVFEAMFFGGMPEINDPILILDVQPEAFKALLEYVYSDEVHINSFDKACELCYAAKKYMLPHLVQECTNYMWSDLNPKNACRAYEFAKLFEEPILMERCLQIICTQTVEVLAESSFEDIELATMIKIFEQDNLNIDSEMELFDAAVRYATSQMFTVQNVMLLQRPCRVSVQPAMSPLQSSDSTASVSEAPEKAGLQKEMVESSDVPTTSSEITKTSISDDADEEQQSTSTIFSMRNAIQKIRFLTLSPQEFAEGPAQSNLLSQQEAFSILMNISSPRSDFSMPEGFTSSTRRRNKVPVVKWPPDCHMLQEVGHRPDSSNSKRHLSDTLQQIAVFSIETTNRDANKYYCQRSIVHGTDCLNTCDLECSVTFTVDKNICVIGVQIPTQVLGEDPSLVPSAVTYSELLYAHLLDADGSRLTYTHYTSRVPYSSLVDIIFNRPFYIQRNKVYKVAVVFNKLGWYPMGDSRSERVVYDNVCFSFGVGPTSDSVRDGLIRSIIYTY